In Lactococcus garvieae subsp. garvieae, the following proteins share a genomic window:
- the fabG gene encoding 3-oxoacyl-[acyl-carrier-protein] reductase encodes MEIKNKNVFVTGSTRGIGKAIALQFAQAGANVVINGRSAISEELLSEFTSFGVKAVGISGDISQSEDAKRMVAEAVEALGSVDVLVNNAGITRDGLSLKMSEEDFEAVLKINLTGAFNMTQAVLKPMTRAREGAIINITSVVGLIGNAGQANYAASKAGLIGLTKSIAREVAGRNVRVNAVAPGFIDSDMTEVLSDKVKDAMKGQIPMKRFGQPEEVATVVKFLAEQEYMTGQVLSIDGGMAM; translated from the coding sequence ATGGAAATTAAAAATAAAAATGTCTTTGTGACGGGCTCAACACGTGGTATTGGTAAGGCGATTGCTTTACAGTTTGCTCAAGCTGGAGCAAACGTAGTCATCAATGGACGTTCTGCCATTTCTGAAGAACTCTTGTCAGAGTTCACTTCTTTTGGTGTTAAGGCTGTTGGTATATCAGGTGATATTTCCCAGTCAGAAGATGCGAAACGCATGGTTGCTGAGGCAGTAGAAGCTTTAGGCTCCGTTGATGTTTTGGTTAATAATGCCGGAATAACACGTGATGGCTTATCCTTGAAAATGAGCGAAGAAGATTTCGAAGCCGTTTTGAAAATAAACCTCACTGGTGCCTTTAATATGACACAAGCAGTTCTAAAACCAATGACGCGTGCGAGAGAAGGAGCAATTATTAATATTACTTCTGTTGTAGGTTTAATTGGGAATGCGGGTCAAGCTAATTATGCAGCTTCCAAAGCTGGCTTGATCGGTTTGACTAAATCAATTGCACGTGAAGTTGCTGGGCGCAATGTCCGTGTAAATGCGGTAGCGCCAGGCTTTATTGATTCCGACATGACCGAAGTCCTTTCGGATAAAGTCAAGGATGCAATGAAGGGCCAAATCCCAATGAAACGATTTGGTCAACCAGAAGAAGTTGCCACAGTGGTGAAATTCCTTGCAGAGCAAGAATACATGACAGGGCAAGTATTGTCTATTGACGGTGGTATGGCGATGTAG
- the accC gene encoding acetyl-CoA carboxylase biotin carboxylase subunit, translating to MFNKILIANRGEIAVRIIRAARELGVATVAVYSEADRDALHVALADEAICIGPARATESYLNMNNILEAAVATGAQAIHPGFGFLSENSKFARLCEEMNIKFIGPSAQVMDMMGDKINARAEMVKAGVPVTPGSEGEVYTSEEALDLANKIGYPVMLKASAGGGGKGIRKVSNAEELVPAFEAATAEAKAAFGNGAMFIERMIFPARHIEVQILADQQGNVIHLGERDCSLQRNNQKVLEESPSVAIGHTLRERICQAAVKAAAHVNYENAGTIEFLLDEASGDFFFMEMNTRVQVEHPVTEFVSGVDIVKEQIRIADGQELSVKQEDIEFKGHAIECRINAENPKFNFAPSPGKITNLFLPSGGVGLRVDSAMYTGYTIPPYYDSMIAKVIVHGENRFEALMKMQRALMEFDVEGLTTNIDFQLELISDDNVIAGDYDTSFLANTFLPEYLEK from the coding sequence ATGTTTAATAAAATTTTAATCGCCAATCGTGGTGAAATTGCTGTACGTATTATTCGTGCGGCACGCGAACTCGGTGTCGCTACTGTTGCCGTATATTCAGAAGCTGACCGTGATGCATTACATGTAGCACTGGCAGATGAAGCCATTTGTATCGGCCCAGCCCGGGCAACAGAGTCTTATCTGAATATGAATAATATCCTAGAAGCCGCTGTTGCTACTGGAGCTCAAGCCATTCATCCAGGGTTTGGTTTTTTGAGTGAAAATTCAAAGTTTGCACGTCTTTGTGAGGAAATGAATATCAAATTTATCGGTCCTTCAGCCCAGGTCATGGACATGATGGGCGATAAAATTAATGCGCGTGCAGAAATGGTCAAAGCTGGCGTTCCTGTAACGCCAGGTTCTGAAGGTGAAGTGTACACGAGTGAAGAAGCATTGGATTTAGCCAATAAGATCGGCTATCCTGTCATGCTGAAAGCATCAGCCGGTGGTGGCGGGAAAGGTATCCGTAAAGTCAGTAATGCTGAAGAACTCGTCCCCGCTTTCGAAGCAGCTACTGCTGAAGCCAAAGCCGCTTTTGGCAACGGTGCAATGTTTATCGAACGTATGATTTTCCCTGCACGTCATATTGAGGTCCAAATCTTAGCAGACCAACAGGGCAATGTTATTCACTTAGGGGAGCGTGATTGTTCTCTCCAACGAAACAACCAGAAGGTTCTTGAGGAAAGTCCCTCTGTCGCGATTGGACATACTTTACGAGAACGTATCTGCCAAGCAGCTGTCAAAGCAGCCGCACATGTGAACTATGAAAATGCAGGAACAATTGAGTTTCTCTTGGACGAAGCATCAGGCGATTTCTTCTTCATGGAAATGAATACACGTGTACAAGTTGAACATCCTGTAACCGAGTTTGTCTCAGGGGTGGATATTGTTAAGGAACAAATCCGAATTGCAGATGGTCAAGAACTGTCTGTGAAACAAGAAGACATTGAGTTTAAAGGACATGCAATTGAGTGCCGGATCAATGCAGAAAATCCTAAATTTAACTTTGCCCCAAGCCCAGGTAAAATCACGAATCTGTTTCTACCAAGTGGCGGTGTAGGCTTACGTGTGGACTCAGCCATGTATACAGGCTACACTATTCCACCTTATTATGATTCAATGATTGCAAAAGTCATCGTTCATGGTGAAAATCGTTTTGAAGCCTTGATGAAGATGCAGCGTGCATTGATGGAGTTCGATGTGGAAGGTTTAACAACCAATATTGACTTCCAGCTGGAATTAATTTCAGATGATAATGTCATTGCCGGAGATTATGATACTAGCTTTTTAGCAAATACATTTTTGCCGGAATATTTGGAAAAATAA
- the fabZ gene encoding 3-hydroxyacyl-ACP dehydratase FabZ — MAEVNIDVTKIMEALPHRYPFLLVDRVIDIADDEITAIKNVTINEEFFQGHFPQYPVMPGVLIMEALAQAAGVLELSKPENKGKLVFYAGMDNVKYKKQVVPGDQLILHAKFIKRRGPIAVVEAEAKVDGKLAAKGTLTFALGK, encoded by the coding sequence ATGGCAGAAGTAAATATTGACGTCACAAAAATTATGGAGGCATTGCCTCACCGTTACCCTTTTCTTTTAGTGGATCGTGTTATTGATATCGCAGATGATGAAATTACAGCCATTAAGAATGTGACCATTAACGAGGAATTTTTCCAAGGGCATTTTCCCCAATATCCAGTAATGCCGGGTGTCTTGATTATGGAAGCCTTGGCACAAGCTGCAGGCGTTTTGGAACTTTCGAAACCGGAAAACAAAGGAAAACTCGTGTTTTATGCAGGAATGGACAATGTAAAGTATAAAAAACAAGTTGTACCTGGAGATCAGTTGATCTTGCATGCGAAGTTTATCAAGCGCCGTGGGCCAATTGCTGTTGTTGAAGCGGAAGCTAAAGTTGACGGTAAATTAGCTGCAAAAGGAACATTAACTTTTGCTTTAGGAAAATAA
- the accB gene encoding acetyl-CoA carboxylase biotin carboxyl carrier protein gives MNINEVKDLMTQFDGSSLREFSWRTAEGELSFSKNKNKVLATPAGSVLSEAKTSAPAPISERSTERAVETELVEEVATAEGEAVTSPLVGVAYLQPAPDKPEFVSVGDTVKKGQTLLIIEAMKVMNEIPAPKDGVITEIMVNAEDVVEFGQELVRIK, from the coding sequence ATGAATATTAATGAAGTAAAAGATTTGATGACACAGTTTGATGGTTCGAGCTTGCGTGAATTTTCTTGGCGCACAGCAGAAGGAGAACTGTCTTTCTCAAAAAACAAAAATAAAGTTCTGGCAACACCAGCTGGATCAGTCCTTTCAGAAGCGAAAACAAGTGCTCCAGCGCCTATAAGCGAAAGAAGCACAGAACGTGCGGTAGAAACAGAGCTTGTGGAAGAAGTTGCTACAGCAGAAGGCGAAGCAGTAACAAGTCCTTTGGTTGGTGTAGCTTACTTGCAGCCAGCACCAGATAAACCTGAGTTCGTGAGTGTAGGAGATACAGTCAAAAAAGGTCAAACCTTACTCATCATTGAAGCAATGAAAGTAATGAACGAAATTCCAGCACCTAAAGACGGTGTTATCACTGAAATCATGGTTAATGCTGAAGATGTCGTTGAATTCGGTCAAGAATTAGTACGCATTAAATAA
- the fabF gene encoding beta-ketoacyl-ACP synthase II has translation MNRVVITGYGVTSAIGNTPEEFWNGLKSGKTGIGPITRFDAEATGISVAAEVKDFPFEKHFEKKDARRMDTFSLYAVYAALEAMEMSGITPENTNYDRLGCIMASGIGGLEQTQKNSQALLKGPRKVTPLYVPLAIANMATGNVALRTGARGVSRAEVTACAAGANSIGSAFREIKHGYADAIIAGGAEAAICELGIAGFANLTALTKEADPSIACRPFDKDRSGFVMGEGAGVLILESLEHAQARGANILAEIVGYGNTNDAYHMTTPSGVGAENAMKLALEEAGITGADVDYINAHGTSTHANEETEAKAIHNVIGDKALVSSTKALHGHALGATGAIEAVATVQAILNQFAPVNAGTKELDEGMTINVVLGQGQDAEINYALSQDFGFGGHNAVLAFKKFTD, from the coding sequence ATGAATCGTGTAGTCATTACAGGTTACGGTGTAACCAGTGCTATCGGTAACACACCAGAAGAATTTTGGAATGGCCTAAAATCTGGTAAAACAGGTATCGGTCCAATTACGCGCTTTGATGCTGAAGCGACAGGAATCAGTGTAGCAGCTGAAGTTAAAGATTTTCCATTTGAGAAGCATTTTGAGAAAAAAGATGCCCGTCGTATGGATACTTTTTCACTTTATGCAGTTTATGCGGCTCTTGAAGCTATGGAAATGTCAGGCATCACTCCAGAGAACACAAATTACGATCGCTTAGGCTGTATCATGGCCTCAGGTATCGGTGGCTTGGAGCAAACACAAAAGAACTCACAAGCCCTTCTTAAAGGTCCACGTAAAGTAACACCACTTTATGTACCATTGGCTATTGCCAACATGGCGACAGGTAATGTTGCTTTGCGCACAGGTGCTCGTGGTGTATCGCGTGCTGAAGTTACAGCATGTGCGGCAGGGGCCAACTCTATTGGTTCAGCTTTCCGTGAAATCAAACATGGTTATGCGGATGCTATTATCGCTGGTGGTGCTGAAGCTGCAATTTGTGAGCTTGGTATTGCTGGCTTTGCCAACTTGACTGCCTTGACAAAAGAGGCGGATCCTTCAATTGCTTGCCGTCCATTCGATAAAGACCGTTCAGGTTTCGTTATGGGTGAAGGTGCAGGTGTCTTGATTTTGGAAAGCCTTGAACATGCTCAAGCACGTGGTGCAAATATCTTAGCTGAAATTGTCGGATATGGTAACACAAACGATGCCTATCATATGACAACTCCATCAGGTGTTGGTGCTGAAAATGCGATGAAGCTTGCTTTAGAAGAAGCTGGAATTACTGGAGCAGATGTTGATTATATCAATGCACACGGTACTTCAACACATGCTAATGAAGAGACAGAAGCAAAAGCTATCCACAATGTTATTGGAGATAAAGCTTTGGTTTCTTCAACAAAAGCTTTGCACGGGCATGCTCTCGGAGCGACAGGAGCTATTGAAGCAGTAGCCACTGTACAAGCCATTTTAAATCAGTTTGCACCAGTAAATGCTGGAACAAAAGAATTGGACGAAGGCATGACAATCAATGTCGTTCTTGGTCAAGGCCAAGATGCTGAAATCAATTACGCATTGTCACAAGACTTTGGTTTTGGTGGACATAATGCTGTATTGGCCTTTAAAAAATTCACAGATTAG